From the Aspergillus puulaauensis MK2 DNA, chromosome 1, nearly complete sequence genome, the window GTCGTCCCAGCCGCCTGATCGCGAGCGAATCGGGCCTCGAAGGCATTGGCGTGCTTCTGCTTTAGGTCAAGAAGGTCGGTGATGGACGAGTAGATGCGTTCAGCCTGCTTGTCCATGCGGTCGATATCCTTTAAGTGCATATCAATTGtccgctgctgctctccgaaccgcttcttgatctcccGCTGCGGGTCCCCGCGGCTGAGGTACATCTCGCACACCACTTCCTGGAAGTCAACAAGAACgtgttgctggtgctgaagTACCATCCGGATCATGTTGAGCTCGTCACGTATATCCTTCGCCTCGGCAAGGAGATCTGTTTCCTGGCCGATGTCTAGCAAGTTATCGACAAACAGCGGCTCGTcatcaagctcatcatcgttctttttcttctttttctcctctttgtTTAAATTCTTGGCCacgtctttttctttccgcCGCGCAAATCGACTGAGCTTCCGGTGGTTTTTGAGCCAATCCGATGCCTGCGCCGAGGCCCGGTTGAACTGTTGGAAGAGCAAACTCTCGCGGTCTGTCGCGATGCCGATAGATGATTCGAACATATCGAGAAACTGGTATTCGTCATCGCCCATTCGGTGTCTATCAAACACCCCTGAGCAGCGGTTGGTGATGCTAAGGGCCAGATCGTAAATGGACTGCACGCGCTCGCGGGTCTTGGAATTGATATCTTCGATAATCCCGTCCAGCACGTTCAACGGATCGTTCTTCGGTTGGTCCCATCGTTGGGGGAAGCTTGTCACAACCAAACTCGGTCCCAGAATCCACATCCAGAGCTGGTCAACCATGAACACCTTTGGCTCTGGGGTGCGAGATCCCATTGTTTGGTAACGGTACACGACTTGATCCAGGTCACGCGACTGCGTGTCGATGTTGGGATAGAAGAACTGGTCCAGCGTGCGTCGAATATGGAGTGACGTCGTCGACGATGTGAGATGGGCACGCAGAAGCAACTCGTCGCGCGTGGGTTTTCTCTCAATACCCTGCTGGGGCGTCTTGACCTTCTGCGTTTCCTGGATCGCCTCTTGCATCTTCTCTCTTCGTTCAGCCGTCTCGAAATGCAGGTATGGCATAAAGTAACAGATGTTGCTTTCCAACAGTGCCGGTTTGTCTTTGCAGAAACTCTTAGGATTCGGAGACTTGTCTCGTCCCATATATGGAGGCTTGGGTGTCCCACCTTTGGGCGTCTGCGTTCCTCCTTTCTTGCCTTTCTTGCCTTGCGAACTGCTCGGGTTGTCATCCTGAGAATACGAATCCAGCCGCTCCATCTTTCCTCCTGActtttgcttcttgcttTTACCTCCGCCATCTACCTTCGGTGATGGCAacggcagcggcggcagtGGCGGATATTTTGAGAAGCCATTTATTACTATCTGCGGTGACCGGATTTCCACCTCTGTCTCCTCCGCACTGTCAGTACGTACTTCATCCCGGGTCCTCGGTGCCCTATGTGTGCTCTGACACAGTGGGCGCATAAAGTTTGAATGCATTTTCTGGCCGCGATGCTGGTAGTTGAACGACCTCTCCAAAACCTTGAAACTATCCACATCATGCGCGCCTTCCTCGATAAACGCCTTGGTTAGCAGGGCTTCAACCCATGCCATATTGTTCGCGGGAAGGTGTATCCAGCGGAAATCAGTGGCCTTGCTGTGGGATGGTAGTGCATTCCACGCTTGTTTTCTGTGGTTCTCGGCGTCGCGTCCGTATAGTAGGTTAAACACCGAAGTGCGCTTAACCCGGTTCCCATTGTGGAAGTTTCCAAAATCCACAACCGTCGCTTCAAAGCCCTCGCAGGCACCGCGCGCATCTTCGCTCAGCGCCGTCACGTTGTTGTACGGTGCCAGAAGCGCAACAATATTCTTGTGCTTGGAGTGCGCAGCGCCGAGGAAAGGCGTGCTCCCGAAGTTGTCCCTCAACCGCTGCTTCAGATCCGTACGCTCGAGCAGACACTCTACAACTTCACTGTGCCCACCCTGCGCCGCCGCATGCAATGGTGACGCCCCATTCAGCAGTTGCGAGTTGATCTTCGCGCCAGCACCTAGCAGCTTTCTGACGATGCTCTCACTCCCGCGGTCACACGCATTATGCAACGGTGTCCACCCGCCATCACTCCGCGCATTCACATCAGCGCCATGCCGCAGAAGCAACGAGATAATGCTCTCATTTCCATGCGCTACAGCCAAATGCAACGCCGTCTTATTCCTCCCCTCAACTGCATTGACGTCCGCCCCAGCGATCGGAATCCCACCCGTACTCCGCGCATTGATAATCATCGGCCGCGCAAGcaacatctccgccaaccTCTCCTTCCCCGTCGCGCACGCCCAATGCAACGGCGATCTCCCCAGCTCATCGCGCGCATCAACCTCACACACAGTTTCCAATAACAACCGAATCACATCCTCCCCCCAATCACACATCTTATCCGCTGCAAGGTTATGCAAGACATTCCGCTGCCTCAGATCGCGTGCATTCACATCCGCCCCGCGCGCAATCAGGACCTGCAAGATATGGAAATGATTCTTCCACGCGGCCGTCATAATCGCCGTTCTCCCCTTCCTATCTCCAATCTCCGTCGAAGCCCCGTAGTCAAGCAGAACCTGCGCAATCCGCACATGATTCTTCTCCACAGCCTTGAGCAGCGGCGACGCCGTCacccttccaccaccgccaccggTATTATTCCCACCTCCACTACCTTGCGCATTTGTATTCGCATTCGCACTCGCATTCGCATTCGTAGTCCCAGGCGCAGAAAACAAATCCGGCACAGCCCCCAACGAAAGCAAATACTGCGCCGCATTAAACCTGCCCCTTTCGCAGGCGCGCATAAGCCCCACGCGCAGGAACCCATCAGTCAACTGGCCGTTTTCGCGCGCGGTCGCGACGACATCGCGCAGGTCTTCGAGCGCATCGCTTGCGGCGGCTTTCACGAGCCGCGGTTCGAGTCGATcgtggctggagctggttaTGCTAGAGCGGGAGCGGGACATTTCTCCGTTGACCatttttttccctttcctttctttgtttttacCCTTTTTTCTCGGAGTGTATTACTTGGTAGGTGGGTAGAGTAGAGTAGGTAATCGCTTTCCTTATCCTATCCTGGTAAGGATTGAAAAggggcgggggagggggattATGTCGGCATCGGCATGGAGTAAGTTAGCTGTTTATTTGGTTTTGTTGTAGTCCGCAGAAAAAAGAGAGATGGTTGACATGAATATTGAGCACAGTCAGCCGCAGGAGCAAAAGAGTGAGAGTtagaaggaaaaaaaaaggtccAGACCGACGCCCCGGGACTGGGgattaatcttaaatatgCAAGCCCGAGACGACTGGGGGAGGCTACGAGTTCCGACTTACGAGACTACGAGCAGGATCGCTTAGCTGCAGACCCTGACGGCACTAACTGGTTTAGTTCGGGGCCAGGGTGCTGGTTGTACAAACTACAAACTATAGCAAATACAATTGCAAGAATTCCTGGAATTGCAACAAAGTCTTCTATGTCGATATAGATGAAGTATGCCCTGTTTTGTCTATATATTGGCAAGCTCAGCATATCGACTCATACATTGTCAACGCTGTCACTGAGATGGCTGGAGTATACCTCCCGAACGATGTCGCGATTGAGTCCACCTGTACTAACCCTAAATGGAATATAGTATGCCAAACCTGGCCCATCCTCAAATTCTTTGTACTCTGGTGTGCATCCTTGTTGCTGACCATTTGCTAACGTCATGTCCAGCTAAGATAATATTTGCTGTGGCTGGTTTAAGAGAATTAAAGGCGGCGCACTTCTACAGTAGGAGGGAAGAAGCTTCGTAAAAAACGGGCACTGGCCCCCACGGCGGGAAGACGGACTGGACCCATGGACTTGGAAGGACTCCCTATTATTAGCACACTATAGCAAATCGCGTCTCTCGGTCagaattatttattattctatcgTCTCTACTAGATAACATCAGAAATCCGACGGTCGCCGCGAGAATCGTGGGAATCCAGAGAAtgcaagctcaagctcaacaaTACGCAAGGAGTGTCTAGCAGCAGCACTTTCCAAAATGAAAATGGAGTGAAAAGGAAGGTAAGAAGACAAGTTCGAAAGTCGCATGATGCGCAAATCCCGGaatcagaaagagaaaaatgTTCAAAAAAAGCTCTGCCGCAAAGTATCAAGTCAAAACATCAGCTCTTTTTGGTCGCATGTACGCCGTCCCTGTCCCTCCCCGCTCCGCCTTCTGTACTATTACAGAGGAACCAtagaggatgacgatgatgataaATAGAAACGTAATTAAAGGTGTATGGTAGAAGCAACATTGACAGTACAACCTCCCCTCGGTTAACATTGTACTCATTCAATTGCAGGTCGGTCCCAGGGAACTTCATCTCTTGCCCTTTCTTTGGGTGGGAACCTGTTTGAGGATATCGTCGAAGCTCATGTTGGGATTGAACGTGCTGATAGGCCTCGCTGGAGGGTCAACGGGGGCAACACCGgctggcaatggcaatgcTTCCAGCCCAGGGTTGATCGAGTGCCGATGTTCCGCTCGAGCTCGTAGAGCTGGAGAATTCATTCGAGGGATTGCAGGGGGTGGCGGTGCAAGGTTACCACCACCGGGTGAGAGCAATGGCGTTGGAGGAGTTTGATGGCCCGGAATCGGATGTTGCAGGTGCGGCGGGTGTTCTGAGGATGATCCTGTAGACGACTGGTGGGCTGGATACGGGGATGAAATCGAGGACTCGTTGTCATATGGATCGTCAACCGTTGGTGGCCCCAAAATAGCATCCTTCTCGGCCCATTGCTCCGCCGCTTGCCAGCAATGACTGCGTCGGTACACTCCTTCCACACCATTGATGACCACATCCGAGGGTAAGCTGACGAGACCATTGCCACCAGCAACGCCAAACCAGCTACGGGCAACCTTGCCGTCATTTTGCACCCAAGGCGCTCCCCCTCGGGGAGCAATGCAAAGATAATACTCCGTGTCGTCGGTAAAGTGGATACCTTGCACATCAACCACGACCAACGGTAGCGCTTGGATAACGCAGTAAATGAGGATCCACTGACCACACCGGAGATCGATTAAGTCGTTGACGGACTTTCCGTGGCCAGAGCGACGCTCAAACTGCATAAACGCCTCAACAAATGGGGTGGGTTTCAAGCTCTCGCGCGTATAGGATCCCATGAGTACGGCATTGACGTCCGagtccttcagcttcttggtattctgctttgcttccttCTTGGCGTCTATCGGTTTTCGCAAGAGAGGCTGCAGTGACGGGTATTGAGGAATATCGAAAGGAATGGGCGGCTGCACTGGTGGCGTACTTCGATCATACTCACTTAGCACGATTCTCATAGCACGATTCGTGAGGTCCATCGTATCGGCCGACTCGTCAACTTCCGGTGCCATGTCCAGTGTTCGGGTGGTAAGCGACGTCCGATCAACCAGCATATCGTACACGTTGCACATGTCCTCGTACATCTCCTTAGCAACTTGGCGGTTCAGGCCACTCTCTTCGAATTGATTCTTCCTAGAAGGCTTGGGAGGCCACGAGCCATATCTCTGGCGGTAGTAGTTAAGCAGGAACCGACGGAACTCCATAAACGATGCCTTCCATGCCTTGAAACGCACAACCTTACTCTCAACCGTTGACTGCGAATTTGCGATACCAGAGAAAACGGAAGGAAAGTCAAAGTCGTTAAGCTTGGTCTGCAAGACCTTCAGACGACCATCCAAGTCAATGAATCCACGCTCGAGGCGCTTCTGGGTGACTGCGCTGATCAGCCCAAATTTAGGACTTCTCAGCTGCTTCAGTTCATCCAGCTTCCCTACACCATGCACAAACCCTTCCAGATATAGAGGATAAAATCGGAGGCGCTCTCCCAAGATAACAGCTTCGATGGTCTTTTCACGGCTCTTGCGAACATCCGCCAGGCAAAGCTCATCACAATAGTTGCTAAAGCTAGAAGTAGCAATTTCACCAAAGTTGGATCCGTCAAGGTTGGTGAATTCGAAGCGGGCTAGTAATGTAGCGATATCCATGAAGATCGTAAACAGTGACGATGATCGAGGAGTCGCGATCAAGGACTGGCCTAGGAGGAAGGCAAAGAGGTTACGGAAGAGAAGGAGTGTTTCCAGGTCTTCTTGAGAGATGGCTGTGCTGTCACTGGAAACGTCGCTGTTGAGTGGAATCGGTAGGTAAAGATGAAGCTCTTGGGCCTCGTCCTGGATGTCGTCCTCGAACGACATGCGCCTGCTACCGGCgctgtcattgtcattgtcgtTCCAGTTGTGAGAGGTAAGAGGTGAAGTAGGACCGTTGAGAGGGTTTAGTGATAGACTTCGGGTCTGACGCTCAAGGCTACCGGGAGATCGAGGATCGGAGCCACGTGCGAGAAAGTTTAGCGACGATGAATCGGCGAACGCAGTGGAATGGATCTTAAAGGATGCTGGTCGGCCGGTGTTTTGCGGGAACAAATATACGTATGTATCGCCCGTCTCGTTCCATAATTCCGAAATCTATATCATCCGCTGTCTTAGTTTCGGTTGCGCCGAgggtttctttttttctttttctctttttttttttttttttttgccgTTTCTTTGGGCATAACGCAGGGCATATATCGCTTCCGGCCGCTTGGACCATGGAAATACGACTGGAATAAGCTTACGTACCTGTTCTCCGCGGCCCAGGGGGCCCAGATCATACAAGATCTTATGTTCTAATCCAGCAATCCAAGCACTCGGCAGTTGCGGCTGGGGAGGCCTCACATCTACTGAGCTAGCGCGCGCCCGTCCTGGCATCCAACTGCGTCTCTTCGATGAGGGCGTTCCGGGCCGTGAATCGGGGCCTCCGGGGATAGCCAAACCACCGGAGCTGGACGGCCTATTACTGCTACTCAATCTCCGGCCTCTGCTTTGAGGTCTACCATCGGGCGAGTTAGATGCATTGTCGGCCAGATCCTGGTTAACCGCTAgaagggagggaggaggcggcAGCGGAGCGTCTAAATCGAAGCCGTCCATTGGGCCAGGTGATACTGGATGTGAGAAGTTTGGAACAACGGGCGCAGAGGATAGGCGAGCTGGCCTTGAACTACTTCGGCGTCGCCGGTCCTGGGGTATCTGGTCGGGAGACGGTCTTGGGAGACTAGGCGAGCGCGGAGATGAAGGACTTGTGGTGGCATCTTTATTTGAgctcaaggagaagagtgaGGAGATGCGTTTGGCCGATTTGACAGGAGCGGACAACATCTTGGGGTCGCTAACGGtcggagagaaagaagagaagagttAGCCCAGGCTAGACGACAACTGCAAGAGTCGCGGGTAAACAAGGGGAGTAGAAGGGCTGCAAAGGAGAGCACATTGGCGGCGACAAGGAATGAGAAGTAAAGGAAGGAGGGAAGGAGTGCGAACAGGCGGGTGAAAGATGAGCGTGAGAGGGCGCGcgggagggaggaaagaatGACACCAACCATGCACGAAGGCTGACAATAATGCAAAAGTAGCCCGAAAGCGTCTGACCACGAACTATTCTTGGCTCCCGAGGGCTCTGTAAGTTCCTTTTCCTCCTACTGGACGTATGAAGTTCGTCGACGATACCCGACGGAGACTGTGGAATGGATCTGCAGGAGGGAGCGGGGAGAGGAATGGAAGGCAGGAGCGAGAGAGAGGCAAAGTCAAGCAATGAGGGTGCTGGGCATTCGGTGGGAAAAGGGAACCCGACAACAATGCTGGATTAAGGAGGCAGgccaggagagaaagaagaagctgtACAAGTTTGGTAGAGTgggagggtggaggaggagagaaagaaactGGATCGATGATAAATATTGAAGATTGGAACAGGAACCAATCAATTCCCCAATTTTCATTCACGGGATGCTGCAATACCAGATGGTATTCTCTAGTCCGTTTCTGGCCTAGGACTCGCTGGCTTTGCGGGCAGCGGCGGTTTTTTAATCGGGTGGTTTCCGAGTATTCGGTATTTTCAATGACTAGCCGCGAAATTTAACAAGGACATACATGTTATACAATTCTTTCGCTGTGCCTAATATGCATTCTCAACCCATCCTTAGTGACATTATGGGTAGCATAATCCTCCATAAAcctcttttatattatcCCAGTACCTATGTCAAATCCTACTCCCCCCTTAACGCTCACAAAGGTGGCCGCCATATACCTTTTTTCTGAGagatatttatagattttaattgACGGAGTCCCGCGGATCAACCAATATCGTTGACGCTTCCTATTTCCGAGTTCGAGAGGCCCAAGTGCCAACATGACTTTTTCGCAATACGAGGCTGGCAAggcgaaaaaaaaaaaaaaaaaaggtcgaGAGGAGAAAAACTCACTCGATAGTAATCCACATAAGCACATAGCCACGCTTGCAGCCTCGCAGTCTTG encodes:
- a CDS encoding ankyrin repeat protein (COG:M;~EggNog:ENOG410PI1N;~InterPro:IPR002523,IPR002110,IPR036770,IPR020683;~PFAM:PF13857,PF12796,PF00023,PF01544,PF13637, PF13606;~TransMembrane:2 (i1017-1042o1054-1076i);~go_component: GO:0016020 - membrane [Evidence IEA];~go_function: GO:0005515 - protein binding [Evidence IEA];~go_function: GO:0046873 - metal ion transmembrane transporter activity [Evidence IEA];~go_process: GO:0030001 - metal ion transport [Evidence IEA];~go_process: GO:0055085 - transmembrane transport [Evidence IEA]), which gives rise to MVNGEMSRSRSSITSSSHDRLEPRLVKAAASDALEDLRDVVATARENGQLTDGFLRVGLMRACERGRFNAAQYLLSLGAVPDLFSAPGTTNANASANANTNAQGSGGGNNTGGGGGRVTASPLLKAVEKNHVRIAQVLLDYGASTEIGDRKGRTAIMTAAWKNHFHILQVLIARGADVNARDLRQRNVLHNLAADKMCDWGEDVIRLLLETVCEVDARDELGRSPLHWACATGKERLAEMLLARPMIINARSTGGIPIAGADVNAVEGRNKTALHLAVAHGNESIISLLLRHGADVNARSDGGWTPLHNACDRGSESIVRKLLGAGAKINSQLLNGASPLHAAAQGGHSEVVECLLERTDLKQRLRDNFGSTPFLGAAHSKHKNIVALLAPYNNVTALSEDARGACEGFEATVVDFGNFHNGNRVKRTSVFNLLYGRDAENHRKQAWNALPSHSKATDFRWIHLPANNMAWVEALLTKAFIEEGAHDVDSFKVLERSFNYQHRGQKMHSNFMRPLCQSTHRAPRTRDEVRTDSAEETEVEIRSPQIVINGFSKYPPLPPLPLPSPKVDGGGKSKKQKSGGKMERLDSYSQDDNPSSSQGKKGKKGGTQTPKGGTPKPPYMGRDKSPNPKSFCKDKPALLESNICYFMPYLHFETAERREKMQEAIQETQKVKTPQQGIERKPTRDELLLRAHLTSSTTSLHIRRTLDQFFYPNIDTQSRDLDQVVYRYQTMGSRTPEPKVFMVDQLWMWILGPSLVVTSFPQRWDQPKNDPLNVLDGIIEDINSKTRERVQSIYDLALSITNRCSGVFDRHRMGDDEYQFLDMFESSIGIATDRESLLFQQFNRASAQASDWLKNHRKLSRFARRKEKDVAKNLNKEEKKKKKNDDELDDEPLFVDNLLDIGQETDLLAEAKDIRDELNMIRMVLQHQQHVLVDFQEVVCEMYLSRGDPQREIKKRFGEQQRTIDMHLKDIDRMDKQAERIYSSITDLLDLKQKHANAFEARFARDQAAGTTRQGKILMVFTIVTIVFLPLSFITSVFTINMPEFENNLTLAYVAKYTFGVGFGISIPLVLLALVLDDIGDVFQEGLRRARGWIRESRHRKDQLVLERMKTQRSNRERTLLPTREIERKFDLDLELDQKTV
- a CDS encoding uncharacterized protein (COG:S;~EggNog:ENOG410PK0F), producing the protein MLSAPVKSAKRISSLFSLSSNKDATTSPSSPRSPSLPRPSPDQIPQDRRRRSSSRPARLSSAPVVPNFSHPVSPGPMDGFDLDAPLPPPPSLLAVNQDLADNASNSPDGRPQSRGRRLSSSNRPSSSGGLAIPGGPDSRPGTPSSKRRSWMPGRARASSVDVRPPQPQLPSAWIAGLEHKILYDLGPLGRGEQISELWNETGDTYVYLFPQNTGRPASFKIHSTAFADSSSLNFLARGSDPRSPGSLERQTRSLSLNPLNGPTSPLTSHNWNDNDNDSAGSRRMSFEDDIQDEAQELHLYLPIPLNSDVSSDSTAISQEDLETLLLFRNLFAFLLGQSLIATPRSSSLFTIFMDIATLLARFEFTNLDGSNFGEIATSSFSNYCDELCLADVRKSREKTIEAVILGERLRFYPLYLEGFVHGVGKLDELKQLRSPKFGLISAVTQKRLERGFIDLDGRLKVLQTKLNDFDFPSVFSGIANSQSTVESKVVRFKAWKASFMEFRRFLLNYYRQRYGSWPPKPSRKNQFEESGLNRQVAKEMYEDMCNVYDMLVDRTSLTTRTLDMAPEVDESADTMDLTNRAMRIVLSEYDRSTPPVQPPIPFDIPQYPSLQPLLRKPIDAKKEAKQNTKKLKDSDVNAVLMGSYTRESLKPTPFVEAFMQFERRSGHGKSVNDLIDLRCGQWILIYCVIQALPLVVVDVQGIHFTDDTEYYLCIAPRGGAPWVQNDGKVARSWFGVAGGNGLVSLPSDVVINGVEGVYRRSHCWQAAEQWAEKDAILGPPTVDDPYDNESSISSPYPAHQSSTGSSSEHPPHLQHPIPGHQTPPTPLLSPGGGNLAPPPPAIPRMNSPALRARAEHRHSINPGLEALPLPAGVAPVDPPARPISTFNPNMSFDDILKQVPTQRKGKR